The proteins below are encoded in one region of Candidatus Amarolinea dominans:
- a CDS encoding cyclase family protein: MKFVDLSIPLGVGTPAWPTYEPLQIKYFKRLAPNGANGQIITHSNHLGTHLDGEIHFYTPGKDIASLTLDFLTGPAAIVDLSDVCGDYDIYTSKMVEDRVDVHEGDILIIHTGYHRYGWDQPRADEIRYMVKHPGPDREFAEWCKAKKLKWLAVDCGSADHPMNTIIRQWMPRQAAEAETHFQRKYGQGLAGVFTDDKYQLMHIELFPFGIIHAECLGGDIDLLLNQRVDVGCFPWRFVDGESCIARIVAYVDDERYAELMAKKASQALTKHGDCICQRPQL, from the coding sequence ATGAAGTTTGTTGATCTCTCGATTCCGCTCGGTGTGGGCACGCCGGCCTGGCCGACCTACGAACCACTGCAAATCAAGTATTTCAAGCGCCTGGCGCCCAACGGCGCCAACGGCCAGATCATCACCCATTCTAATCACCTCGGCACGCACCTCGATGGCGAAATTCACTTCTACACCCCAGGCAAGGACATCGCCAGCCTCACTCTCGATTTTCTGACCGGCCCCGCGGCCATCGTTGATCTGTCCGATGTCTGCGGCGACTATGACATCTACACCTCGAAGATGGTGGAGGATCGGGTGGATGTGCATGAGGGCGATATTCTGATCATTCACACCGGCTATCACCGCTACGGATGGGATCAGCCGCGCGCGGACGAAATCCGCTACATGGTCAAGCACCCCGGCCCCGATCGCGAGTTCGCCGAATGGTGCAAGGCCAAGAAGCTCAAATGGCTGGCGGTGGACTGCGGCAGCGCGGATCACCCCATGAACACCATCATCCGCCAGTGGATGCCGCGCCAGGCCGCTGAGGCCGAGACGCATTTCCAGCGCAAGTACGGCCAGGGCCTGGCCGGCGTCTTCACCGACGACAAGTACCAACTGATGCACATCGAATTGTTCCCCTTCGGCATCATCCATGCCGAATGCCTGGGCGGCGACATTGACCTGCTGCTCAACCAGCGCGTCGACGTGGGCTGCTTCCCCTGGCGCTTCGTGGACGGCGAATCGTGCATCGCGCGCATCGTGGCTTACGTGGACGATGAACGCTACGCCGAGCTGATGGCGAAAAAGGCGTCCCAGGCGCTGACCAAACACGGCGACTGCATCTGCCAGCGTCCCCAGCTCTAG
- a CDS encoding xanthine dehydrogenase family protein subunit M translates to MEPFEYIKPSSPAEASAILAAEGSAARILQGGTDLIIRMRGDFIHPKIVVDLKGLPGMRDVAFNPDDGLILGAAVTMNEVATHPAILAHYRMLADACETVGSYQLRNRATIGGNVCNASPAGDSIPALLCYDATAVIYNPAGERRLPLFDFFRGPGKTDLKPGEFLQALELPASPAGAVGIYNKLGRTKVGDIAVIGVGVLGWPQRSNPSGSAWRIALASVGPTPLLAPTAEALLAQETDDLAVDAAAAAVMNACRPIDDVRASGAYRQAMVRVLARRAIEGVLAHLPF, encoded by the coding sequence ATGGAACCATTCGAGTATATCAAACCATCCTCCCCGGCCGAGGCCAGCGCCATTCTGGCGGCCGAGGGCAGCGCCGCGCGCATCTTGCAGGGCGGCACCGATCTCATCATCCGCATGCGCGGCGATTTCATCCATCCCAAGATCGTGGTGGACCTCAAGGGCCTGCCCGGTATGCGGGACGTGGCGTTCAACCCCGATGATGGCCTGATCCTGGGCGCGGCCGTGACGATGAACGAGGTTGCGACCCATCCTGCGATCCTGGCCCATTACCGGATGTTGGCCGACGCCTGCGAAACGGTCGGCTCGTATCAGTTACGCAACCGCGCCACCATCGGCGGCAACGTGTGCAACGCCAGCCCGGCCGGCGACAGCATCCCGGCGCTGCTCTGTTATGACGCAACCGCCGTCATCTACAACCCGGCCGGCGAACGCCGCCTGCCGCTCTTCGACTTCTTCAGAGGGCCTGGCAAGACTGACCTGAAGCCGGGTGAATTCCTGCAGGCGCTGGAACTGCCCGCGTCGCCCGCTGGCGCGGTTGGCATTTACAACAAACTGGGGCGCACCAAAGTGGGCGACATCGCCGTCATCGGCGTCGGCGTCCTGGGCTGGCCGCAGCGCAGCAACCCATCGGGCAGCGCCTGGCGCATCGCGTTGGCCTCGGTTGGTCCCACACCGCTGCTGGCGCCGACCGCCGAAGCGCTGCTCGCCCAGGAGACGGATGATCTGGCCGTGGACGCTGCGGCCGCCGCGGTGATGAACGCCTGCCGTCCGATTGATGATGTGCGCGCCAGCGGGGCCTATCGCCAGGCCATGGTGCGCGTTCTGGCCCGCCGCGCCATCGAAGGCGTGCTGGCCCACCTCCCCTTTTAG
- a CDS encoding (2Fe-2S)-binding protein, with product MAYLVNFTVNGERYSLDVPPYYTLLRLLRDRLVLTGTKNGCSAGECGACTVLMDGVPVNSCLVLAPEIDGHDIVTVEGLAHDAQLDPVQETMIESGGTQCGFCTPGILIAARALLDRNPHPTDYEIRMALVGNLCRCTGYSRIVVAVQAAAQRGQAA from the coding sequence ATGGCATATCTTGTAAATTTCACGGTCAACGGCGAGCGTTATTCCCTGGACGTTCCACCCTATTACACCCTCTTGCGCCTGCTGCGCGATCGCCTGGTGTTGACCGGCACCAAGAACGGCTGCTCGGCCGGCGAATGCGGCGCCTGCACCGTGCTCATGGACGGCGTACCGGTCAACTCCTGCCTGGTGCTGGCGCCCGAAATTGACGGCCACGACATCGTGACGGTCGAAGGGCTGGCCCATGACGCGCAGCTCGATCCGGTGCAGGAGACGATGATCGAGTCGGGCGGGACGCAGTGTGGCTTTTGCACCCCGGGCATTCTGATTGCCGCGCGTGCGCTGCTCGATCGCAATCCGCACCCGACGGACTATGAAATCCGCATGGCGTTGGTGGGCAACCTGTGCCGCTGCACGGGCTACTCGCGCATCGTGGTTGCGGTGCAGGCGGCCGCGCAGCGCGGTCAGGCCGCCTGA
- a CDS encoding xanthine dehydrogenase family protein molybdopterin-binding subunit → MSIKKTTIVGTSFPRVESRSKVTGAAQYVDDMQFGPNLLYGLLKRSERPHALITRLDVSKAQALPGVRVIVTGNDFPGLTGLYLSDRPMFAVDRVRFVGEPIAGVAAETQEIAEQAAKLIEVEYEDLPGVFDPEFGASPDAPLLHPDLITYKYAPFIFPQEGTNVSNWFKVRKGNVDEAFAEVEAAGGIVFEHKYRVPHVQHVPLETHATVAQMDGNGKITLWASSQSPFAQRNLIAKALDLGHSRLRVITPYVGGGFGAKAGVSMEGACVGMAMRSKGRPVKLVMTREEEFYTTFVRQGLVAIVKLGMLPDGRILAMKNTYYWDGGAYTEYGVNITRAAGYSSTGPYYVPNVWADSKCVYTNHPIGGAMRGFGMPEIHWAIEQHVDRAARQLGLDPVQVRLLNCIKEGQETVTGMIMHPTGLSQCIQKAADAIGWGKPRPASGPHKVRGMGIGCMWKAPAMPPNPGSAATIRFNEDGTALVNVGGVDMGQGTLTIAAQLAAEGLGLPISDVRVNTVDTDYSPYEWQTVASRLTWSMGNAILNAAQEAKVQILDMVAEAWSENPQDLDIIEGQVVSYATEESIPLKNIVIYGMQRPDGTWIGGPVVGKGRFMPQYVTPLNAETGQGPRAVVHFTTGAQAVEVEVDTETGEVSVLRMVAAFDVGKAINPDMVRTQMEGGAVQGLSTALLEELKLVKGKPLNPNFTDYRIATTIDAPPLIESIIVEVPQDDGPYGARGIGEHAMVPTAPAIANAVTDAVGVWIDQMPISAQRVWEAMNEER, encoded by the coding sequence ATGAGTATCAAAAAAACAACGATTGTTGGCACCAGTTTTCCACGCGTCGAGAGTCGCTCCAAAGTGACCGGCGCGGCGCAGTATGTAGACGACATGCAGTTTGGGCCAAACCTGCTCTACGGCCTGTTGAAGCGCAGCGAGCGCCCGCACGCGCTGATCACCCGGCTGGATGTGAGCAAGGCGCAGGCGCTGCCCGGCGTGCGCGTGATCGTGACCGGCAACGATTTTCCGGGGCTGACCGGCCTTTATCTCTCCGACCGGCCGATGTTCGCGGTGGATCGCGTGCGCTTCGTCGGCGAGCCGATTGCCGGCGTGGCTGCAGAAACCCAGGAAATCGCCGAGCAGGCAGCCAAGTTGATCGAAGTGGAATACGAGGACCTGCCTGGCGTTTTCGATCCTGAGTTTGGCGCCAGCCCGGACGCGCCGCTGCTCCATCCAGACTTGATCACCTACAAGTACGCGCCCTTCATCTTTCCGCAGGAGGGAACCAACGTCTCCAATTGGTTCAAGGTGCGCAAAGGCAATGTGGATGAAGCCTTTGCCGAGGTTGAAGCGGCGGGCGGCATCGTCTTCGAACACAAGTACCGCGTGCCTCATGTGCAGCATGTGCCGCTGGAAACGCACGCGACCGTGGCGCAGATGGACGGCAACGGCAAGATTACGCTGTGGGCCTCCAGCCAGTCGCCCTTTGCCCAGCGCAACCTGATCGCCAAGGCCCTGGACCTCGGCCATTCACGGCTGCGGGTGATTACGCCTTACGTGGGCGGCGGCTTCGGGGCCAAGGCCGGCGTTTCGATGGAAGGCGCGTGCGTGGGCATGGCGATGCGATCCAAGGGCCGGCCCGTGAAGCTGGTGATGACGCGCGAAGAGGAGTTCTACACCACCTTTGTGCGCCAGGGCCTGGTTGCCATCGTCAAGCTGGGGATGTTGCCGGACGGGCGCATCCTGGCGATGAAGAACACCTACTACTGGGATGGCGGCGCGTACACCGAGTACGGGGTCAACATTACCCGCGCGGCCGGCTACAGCTCGACCGGGCCGTACTATGTGCCCAACGTGTGGGCCGACTCGAAGTGCGTCTACACCAACCATCCCATTGGCGGCGCGATGCGTGGCTTCGGCATGCCCGAAATCCACTGGGCCATCGAACAGCACGTTGACCGCGCCGCGCGGCAGTTGGGTCTCGATCCGGTGCAGGTGCGCCTGCTGAACTGCATCAAAGAGGGCCAGGAAACGGTCACGGGCATGATCATGCACCCGACCGGCCTGAGCCAGTGCATTCAGAAGGCGGCCGACGCGATCGGTTGGGGCAAGCCGCGGCCGGCCAGCGGTCCGCACAAGGTGCGCGGGATGGGCATCGGCTGCATGTGGAAGGCGCCGGCCATGCCGCCCAACCCCGGTTCGGCCGCCACCATTCGCTTCAACGAAGATGGCACCGCGCTGGTCAACGTGGGCGGCGTGGACATGGGCCAGGGCACCTTGACGATCGCCGCGCAGTTGGCGGCCGAGGGCCTGGGCCTGCCCATCAGCGACGTGCGCGTCAACACGGTGGATACCGACTACAGCCCCTATGAATGGCAGACTGTCGCCAGTCGCCTGACCTGGAGCATGGGCAATGCCATTCTCAACGCCGCGCAGGAAGCGAAGGTGCAAATCCTGGACATGGTGGCCGAAGCCTGGAGTGAGAATCCGCAGGACCTCGACATCATCGAAGGGCAGGTGGTCAGCTACGCCACGGAGGAGTCCATCCCGCTGAAGAACATCGTCATCTACGGCATGCAGCGGCCGGATGGCACCTGGATCGGTGGCCCAGTGGTGGGCAAGGGACGCTTCATGCCCCAGTATGTGACGCCGCTCAACGCGGAGACGGGTCAGGGGCCGCGCGCGGTGGTGCATTTCACCACGGGCGCGCAGGCGGTGGAGGTAGAAGTGGACACCGAGACCGGCGAGGTGAGCGTGCTACGCATGGTGGCCGCGTTCGATGTGGGCAAAGCCATCAACCCGGACATGGTCAGGACGCAGATGGAAGGCGGCGCGGTGCAGGGCCTGAGCACCGCGCTGCTGGAAGAACTCAAGCTGGTCAAGGGCAAGCCGCTGAATCCAAACTTCACCGACTACCGCATTGCCACCACCATTGATGCACCGCCGCTGATCGAGTCCATCATCGTGGAAGTGCCGCAGGACGACGGGCCTTATGGCGCACGTGGTATCGGCGAACACGCCATGGTGCCCACCGCGCCCGCCATCGCCAACGCGGTGACCGATGCGGTTGGCGTCTGGATTGATCAGATGCCGATCAGCGCACAGAGGGTGTGGGAGGCGATGAACGAGGAACGCTGA
- a CDS encoding LacI family DNA-binding transcriptional regulator produces MALTLEQVATLAGVSRSTVSRVVNDHPNVNAETREAVWGVIHEHGFHPNNAARTLASRRSQMIGLVIPQALSTVFSDPYFPILIQGIAAACEEQEYYLMLSLVRAQSPTTFRRLVGGGHLDGVIVASALAIDPFVDRLLIENFPFVLIGRSLSEAPITTIDADNVHGATMATQHLLRLGYKRIATISGPQDMVAGMDRLEGFRVALRAAGTTPPPEYVQEGDWSEWSGQRGMSTLLSLASLPQAVFIASDAMAIGALKVIRSAGMQVPGDIALVSFDDIPLASSLETPLTTVRQPIHQLGYTAASVLIDRLRNSDRGGEATATRIVLPTELVVRASCGQQSRFAAAQRQPDARDSNTRHIKGGTPQPEPVHG; encoded by the coding sequence ATGGCGCTCACGTTGGAACAAGTAGCCACATTGGCAGGCGTATCACGTTCGACCGTGTCGCGCGTGGTGAACGATCATCCCAATGTGAACGCGGAAACGCGCGAGGCGGTCTGGGGCGTGATCCACGAGCATGGTTTTCATCCGAACAACGCCGCTCGCACCCTGGCCAGCCGTCGCAGTCAGATGATCGGCCTGGTCATTCCTCAAGCACTGTCCACCGTTTTTTCCGACCCCTATTTTCCGATCCTCATCCAGGGTATTGCAGCCGCTTGCGAAGAGCAGGAGTATTATCTGATGCTTTCCCTCGTCAGAGCACAATCGCCCACCACGTTTCGGCGTTTGGTCGGCGGGGGGCACCTGGATGGCGTGATTGTGGCCTCGGCGCTGGCGATAGACCCCTTCGTGGATCGCCTGCTGATAGAGAACTTCCCTTTCGTGTTGATCGGACGCAGCTTGAGTGAGGCGCCCATCACGACCATAGACGCAGACAACGTGCATGGGGCCACGATGGCGACCCAACATCTGTTGCGCCTGGGCTACAAACGCATTGCCACCATCAGCGGCCCGCAAGACATGGTTGCCGGCATGGATCGCCTGGAGGGCTTCCGCGTGGCGCTGCGCGCTGCGGGCACAACGCCTCCGCCTGAGTATGTGCAGGAAGGCGATTGGTCAGAATGGAGTGGACAGCGCGGTATGTCAACCCTCCTGAGTCTGGCCTCGCTCCCACAGGCGGTCTTCATCGCCAGCGACGCCATGGCGATCGGCGCACTCAAAGTGATTCGTTCGGCCGGGATGCAGGTACCGGGTGATATAGCGCTGGTCAGTTTCGACGACATTCCGCTGGCGTCGTCCCTGGAAACACCGCTCACCACCGTACGCCAGCCGATTCATCAATTGGGATACACAGCCGCGTCGGTCCTGATTGACAGGCTCAGGAATAGCGATCGCGGCGGCGAGGCGACGGCCACACGCATTGTACTTCCGACCGAGTTGGTCGTACGCGCGTCCTGTGGGCAGCAGTCGCGGTTTGCGGCGGCGCAGCGTCAACCAGACGCCAGAGACAGCAACACGCGTCACATCAAAGGAGGTACACCCCAACCGGAACCGGTTCACGGCTGA
- a CDS encoding extracellular solute-binding protein → MKTRWFVVVALVIVTGLLLSACAQPAPQVQIVKETVIVEATKIVEKVVEATTIVEITSTPAPDRVQITWYIGLGAGAQPAQIPLEKDFVEKFNKSQNEIQLIPIIVDNKYARDNLTAQIAAGNAPDVVGPVGTAGRAAFPGAFLDIEPLIKEANYDTSDIDPAFLQFYKDEGKLVGLPFAIFPEFVYYNQALFDEAKLAYPPQKYGAKYTLDGKEVDWNFDTVAEVAKRLTVDAQGNDATQAGFDAKNIVQYGYITQWSEHPRATGSLFGAFYPVDSSGNGSIPDTTVAAWKWYYDSMWGKQPFQPNQAAIDSDLLKGNAFSSGKVAMATTHLWYTCCIDKATVPSWNVAVMPSYNGKVTSKMHGDTFAILGGTKHPKEAFKVYTYMLTTGSADLYKIYGGLPARKSQQTDFFASLDEKFAPVKANWQVALDSIPFMDVPNHELGTPNYAKTFDLFSSLGSDFRSNPDLKFDERIATFKSELDKVLKEKP, encoded by the coding sequence ATGAAGACTCGTTGGTTCGTTGTGGTGGCCCTGGTCATTGTGACCGGCCTCTTGTTGTCCGCCTGTGCGCAGCCGGCCCCCCAGGTGCAGATTGTCAAGGAAACCGTCATCGTGGAAGCGACCAAGATCGTGGAGAAAGTGGTCGAAGCCACCACGATCGTCGAGATTACGTCCACGCCGGCGCCGGATCGTGTGCAGATCACCTGGTACATTGGCCTGGGCGCGGGTGCGCAGCCTGCGCAAATCCCACTGGAGAAGGACTTCGTCGAGAAGTTCAACAAGTCCCAGAACGAAATTCAGCTCATCCCGATCATCGTGGACAACAAGTACGCGCGCGACAACCTGACCGCGCAGATTGCCGCCGGCAACGCGCCCGACGTCGTTGGCCCGGTGGGCACGGCCGGCCGCGCCGCTTTCCCCGGCGCCTTCCTCGATATCGAGCCGCTGATCAAAGAAGCGAATTACGATACGAGCGACATTGACCCGGCCTTCCTGCAGTTCTACAAGGATGAGGGCAAACTGGTCGGACTGCCGTTTGCCATCTTCCCTGAGTTCGTCTACTACAACCAGGCCCTGTTCGACGAGGCCAAGCTGGCGTACCCGCCCCAGAAGTACGGCGCCAAATACACATTGGACGGCAAAGAGGTGGATTGGAACTTCGACACTGTGGCCGAAGTAGCCAAGCGCCTGACCGTGGATGCGCAGGGCAATGACGCCACCCAGGCCGGCTTCGACGCCAAGAACATCGTGCAGTACGGCTATATCACGCAGTGGTCGGAGCACCCGCGCGCCACCGGTTCGCTGTTCGGCGCCTTCTATCCAGTGGACAGCAGCGGCAACGGCTCCATTCCTGACACGACCGTGGCGGCATGGAAGTGGTACTACGACAGCATGTGGGGCAAGCAGCCCTTCCAGCCGAACCAGGCCGCGATTGACAGCGATCTGCTCAAGGGCAACGCCTTCAGCTCCGGCAAGGTCGCCATGGCCACCACCCACCTGTGGTACACCTGCTGTATTGACAAGGCCACCGTGCCCAGTTGGAATGTCGCCGTGATGCCATCCTATAACGGCAAGGTCACCTCCAAGATGCACGGCGACACCTTCGCCATTCTGGGCGGCACCAAGCACCCGAAGGAAGCCTTCAAGGTCTACACCTACATGCTGACCACCGGCTCGGCCGACCTGTACAAGATCTACGGTGGTCTGCCGGCCCGCAAGAGTCAGCAAACCGACTTCTTCGCCAGCCTGGACGAGAAGTTTGCGCCAGTTAAGGCCAACTGGCAAGTGGCGCTGGACAGCATCCCCTTCATGGACGTACCCAACCATGAACTGGGCACTCCGAACTATGCCAAGACCTTCGATCTGTTCAGTTCGCTCGGTAGCGACTTCCGCAGCAATCCCGACCTGAAATTCGACGAGCGCATCGCGACGTTCAAGAGCGAACTTGACAAGGTGCTCAAGGAAAAACCCTGA
- a CDS encoding sugar ABC transporter permease: MNILTKPKPAAPAKRQLTPGQRREINWGLIFLSPWIVGFLIFTAIPMVVSLVMSFTNYNPIQADATRFVAFQNYGRIFDDPQVFNAVGVTLRFVLISVPLSIILPLGLALLVNAKQLLGKNVFRTLFYMPYMIPVVAGVMVWGGILNSDSGWLNRFLQWALGVQGPQWLQDENWVLTALAIMGFWGVGNTMLIMLAGLQNVPTELYEAAKVDGATAPRMFLSITVPMISPIIFYNLTLSLIGTFQYFTQAYIISNGRGDPNGATMFYNLYLYKTAFAFLDMGYGATLAWMMFIVVLLLTVLLFKTQNRWVYYAGGND, encoded by the coding sequence ATGAACATTCTGACGAAACCGAAGCCTGCCGCGCCGGCAAAACGCCAACTGACCCCAGGGCAGCGACGTGAGATCAACTGGGGGTTGATCTTCCTCAGCCCCTGGATCGTGGGCTTCCTGATCTTCACCGCCATTCCGATGGTTGTCTCGCTGGTCATGTCGTTCACCAATTACAACCCGATTCAGGCAGACGCGACCCGCTTTGTCGCCTTCCAGAACTACGGTCGCATCTTCGACGATCCGCAGGTGTTCAATGCCGTCGGCGTCACGCTGCGGTTTGTACTGATCTCAGTCCCGCTCAGTATCATTCTCCCCCTCGGTCTCGCTCTGCTCGTCAACGCCAAACAGCTCTTGGGTAAGAACGTCTTCCGTACACTATTCTACATGCCCTACATGATCCCGGTTGTGGCCGGCGTCATGGTCTGGGGAGGCATTCTCAACAGTGATTCGGGCTGGCTCAATCGCTTTCTGCAATGGGCTCTCGGGGTGCAAGGCCCGCAATGGCTGCAAGACGAAAATTGGGTTCTGACCGCCCTGGCTATCATGGGGTTCTGGGGTGTCGGCAACACCATGCTGATCATGCTGGCCGGCCTGCAGAATGTACCGACCGAACTGTACGAAGCGGCCAAGGTAGATGGCGCCACCGCGCCGCGCATGTTCCTCTCCATCACGGTGCCCATGATCTCCCCGATCATCTTCTACAACCTGACGCTTTCACTGATCGGCACCTTTCAGTATTTCACCCAGGCCTACATCATCAGCAACGGGCGCGGCGACCCGAACGGCGCCACCATGTTCTACAACCTCTATTTGTACAAGACCGCCTTTGCCTTTCTGGACATGGGCTATGGCGCCACGCTGGCCTGGATGATGTTCATCGTCGTCCTCCTACTCACCGTGCTGCTGTTCAAGACCCAGAACCGCTGGGTTTATTACGCTGGAGGCAATGATTAG
- a CDS encoding carbohydrate ABC transporter permease, whose product MSTKIQPITRSRSLATPTHQLRKLTGAGSVTLFGLLILLAFLLPLGYMSVTSLKSLKQIQDPHSQFLPSSPVTVDYAGKQLPLLNVPMPDGSVRQLALLTAGREDSQFLDPANLEAEPIQWVGRWRVLEAVYKTDPTYDNFPLAWNQIKFGLLFRNTFIIAISGTIGTLLSSIVVAYGFARFRIPGINVIFLVLMATIILPSEVTLIPTYVFFRLIGWGGTWWPLIIPHFFANAYNVFLLRQYFRGIPKDLDEAAAIDGASPLRILLNVIIPQSWPALTAVAMFHFFFAWNDFFKPLVYLQGREELYPISVALTQFNNIYATQPGMLMAAAIMAIALPVVIFFLAQRQFMQGIVITGVDK is encoded by the coding sequence ATGTCCACCAAGATTCAACCCATCACCCGCTCGCGCTCCCTGGCCACACCGACCCATCAACTGCGCAAGCTCACAGGCGCAGGGTCCGTCACCCTGTTCGGCCTGCTCATTTTGCTGGCGTTTCTGCTGCCCCTCGGTTACATGTCGGTCACCTCGCTCAAGAGTCTCAAGCAGATTCAGGACCCTCATTCGCAGTTCCTGCCCTCCAGCCCGGTGACGGTGGACTACGCGGGCAAGCAGCTGCCGTTGCTCAATGTGCCTATGCCGGACGGCAGCGTCCGCCAGTTGGCACTGCTCACCGCAGGACGAGAGGATAGCCAATTCCTTGACCCCGCCAACCTGGAGGCCGAACCGATTCAATGGGTTGGGCGCTGGCGCGTCCTGGAGGCGGTTTACAAGACGGATCCGACCTACGATAATTTCCCGTTGGCCTGGAACCAGATCAAATTTGGCCTGTTGTTTCGCAACACCTTCATCATCGCCATCTCCGGCACCATCGGAACCCTGCTCTCATCCATCGTCGTGGCCTACGGCTTCGCTCGCTTTCGGATCCCAGGCATCAATGTGATCTTCCTGGTCCTGATGGCGACGATCATTCTGCCCAGCGAAGTGACGTTGATCCCCACCTACGTCTTCTTTCGGCTGATCGGTTGGGGCGGCACCTGGTGGCCCCTGATCATTCCGCACTTCTTCGCCAACGCCTACAATGTGTTCTTGTTACGCCAGTATTTCAGGGGCATTCCCAAGGACCTGGATGAGGCCGCGGCCATTGATGGCGCCAGCCCTCTGCGCATCCTGCTCAACGTCATCATCCCACAGTCGTGGCCGGCCCTGACCGCAGTGGCCATGTTCCACTTCTTCTTTGCCTGGAACGATTTCTTCAAGCCGCTGGTTTATCTGCAGGGACGCGAGGAGCTGTATCCCATCTCGGTGGCCCTGACCCAGTTCAACAACATCTACGCCACGCAGCCCGGTATGCTGATGGCCGCGGCCATCATGGCGATTGCCCTGCCGGTCGTCATTTTCTTTCTCGCCCAGCGACAGTTCATGCAGGGCATCGTCATCACCGGCGTAGACAAGTAG
- a CDS encoding endonuclease domain-containing protein, producing MGFAETGFRRKEGRLSTTDFADSGVRGDEEGAGEAPTLSSAETELWAKLLHAKVPSHVVVLARKLRQQQTRAEELLWMCLRNRMLNGLKFRRQHPLGRYIADFYCAEKRLVIELDGSVHHHPDQQAYDQIRQQEIEARGLIVLRLRNEQVESDLEQTLDLIADIATRGPIALPPTK from the coding sequence ATGGGTTTTGCCGAAACGGGCTTTCGGAGAAAAGAGGGAAGATTGAGCACAACGGATTTTGCCGATTCCGGAGTTCGAGGAGACGAGGAAGGAGCAGGCGAGGCGCCTACTCTCAGTAGCGCGGAGACAGAGTTGTGGGCCAAACTTCTCCACGCGAAGGTCCCCAGCCATGTTGTCGTACTGGCACGCAAGCTGCGCCAGCAGCAAACACGTGCCGAAGAACTCCTGTGGATGTGCCTGCGCAACCGCATGTTGAACGGCCTGAAATTCAGGCGACAGCATCCCCTGGGCCGCTACATCGCTGATTTTTACTGCGCCGAAAAACGCCTTGTAATCGAACTGGATGGCTCCGTTCATCATCACCCCGACCAGCAGGCCTACGATCAAATCCGACAGCAAGAAATCGAAGCACGCGGACTAATCGTCTTGCGCCTGCGTAACGAACAAGTCGAGAGCGATCTCGAACAAACACTCGACCTCATCGCCGATATAGCCACACGCGGCCCAATCGCCCTACCGCCCACCAAGTAA